Genomic DNA from Marinobacter sp. LV10MA510-1:
AAAACCCAGTCTTTTAACCCCGAGCTACTGCAGAAGGCCGCGGCAGCTGAGCAGGTGATTGCAGTGGACCAACTGTGCGGCAAAAATATGAGAATTGCCGCCGAACACTTGGGTGGCAGTAACGAGTTGCTCATTGCTTGTGGCCAACAGGCTCCCCTGTTCGAGCGTTTAGGCGAGGATGTGCAAGCTGAAACTCAGCATTGCGCGCCGTTCAGCACCATCGACATTCGGGATCGCGCTGGCTGGGGTTCAGCAAACGCAAAGTCCAAGCGCTTGCACGCCAAGCAAGCGGCTTTGATCGCTGCGGCCCAGCTCCCGGCTCCCATGGTGCCCGTGAAAAGCATTCAGTCCAGCGGCGTGTGTTGCATTGTCGGCCCTACCGAGCAGGCCATCAGAATGGCCGAGCTGGTACAGGACGAGCTCGGCGTCACATGCATTGTTAATGATGCGGGCCCAATACAGCTGCCTTCTGCCGGTTACAACGTGGCTAAAGGTCAACTGACAGCTGCACAGGGCGCGCTCGGTTGCTTTAAGCTGGAGTTTGTTCAGCTGCAGACCCTGAATCTCTCGGGTCGCGGCGCCCTCGATTATGGCGAGGCTGAAGCCACCGCCCGTAGTGAGTGCGACGTGTTTATTGACCTGCGTGGTGGCGCGCCGGCGTTTCCCAGTTATCAAAAACGCAACGGCTACTTTTGGGCCGACCCGACCAAAACCGGAGAGTTAGAGCGTATCGCTTTGACGGCCAGGGATCGGGTCGGTGAGTTCGAGAAATCCGTTTATTTCAAGCTGGAAGCCTCCCTGTGCGCGCACTCCCGGGCGAATCAGCCCGGTTGCACCCGCTGTCTGGACGTTTGCTCCACCGAGGCGATTTTTTCCGCCGGGGACCACGTAGAAATCAATTCGGATATTTGCGCCGGCTGCGGCTCCTGCGCGGCGGTTTGCCCGACGTCAGCTGTAACCATGAACGAAACCCCCTTCGAAGCCCTGACCCAAGTTATAGCGGTTATGGCGAAGGTCTATCGCGAGCATACCGACGAGGCCCCGCGCCTTGTTTTTCACACGTTGAGCGCTGGTGCTGACGCCATTGCCTTTTTAGCACGATATTACGATGGGGTGGCAGACGACCTGATTCCGCTGGGCTTGGAGCATGTCGACCGTATCGGCCATGCTGAGATAATGGCGGCGCTTGGCGCGGGCTACGCCGAAGTTCTGATACTGGCGGACAACAAGACAGACCGTCTGGCACTTAGCGCTGAAGTTGAGTTGGCCCAGGCTATGCTCAGCGGTACCAAAAACTCCCCCAGCCGAGTCCGTGTGATCGCAGCCGAGGAACTTGGCGAGGCTGGAGACAACACCGGGCGAGTGAGCGAGCCGGTTTTACTGGTCGGCGGTCGCCGTGACATCACGCGGGTTACCGCCGCCGCAATGGCAGACAGGATCGAAGCGCCGATTGCCCTGCCAGTGGGTGCACCCTACGGCGCAATCGAGATCAATTCCGACAAGTGCACGCTCTGCCTGGCCTGCGTATCGCTCTGTCCCACTGGCGCCCTGGGCGACCATCCGGACCGGCCAGAGGTTCAGTTCACGGAAAACGCCTGTGTTCAATGCGGCGTCTGTGAAAGCACTTGCCCCGAAACGGCCATCATTCTGAAGCCCAGACTGGATCTGTCGAAAGATGCGCTGATCCCAAGAGCATTGCATGGCGAGGATCCTTTCGAGTGCATAGGTTGTGGTATTCCCTTTGGCGTTGCCAGCACCATCAACCGGATTGTTGAGAAGCTGGAGAGCAAACACTGGATGTATACCAACACGGATAATGTTCAACTGATCAAGATGTGTAACGACTGTCGGGTTAAAGCTCAATTCCACGGTGATAACTCGCCCATGGCGATGGGCGAACGCCCCCACATTCGCACCAGCGACGACTACCTAGACAGCTAAAAATCAATCAGGACACAACATGGTTCAATACACTGAAGTAGGCAACCCCGGCTTGATTGCATCCGATGCGCCCCGGCCAAAGGACAAAAATCCGGAGGGGATTGATCGCATCATTGCTATTTCCTCGGGCAAAGGCGGCGTAGGCAAGTCGACAGTGGCGTCTAATCTGGCCGTCGCGCTAGCTT
This window encodes:
- a CDS encoding 4Fe-4S binding protein produces the protein MTAHKTLLLCTCDKTQSFNPELLQKAAAAEQVIAVDQLCGKNMRIAAEHLGGSNELLIACGQQAPLFERLGEDVQAETQHCAPFSTIDIRDRAGWGSANAKSKRLHAKQAALIAAAQLPAPMVPVKSIQSSGVCCIVGPTEQAIRMAELVQDELGVTCIVNDAGPIQLPSAGYNVAKGQLTAAQGALGCFKLEFVQLQTLNLSGRGALDYGEAEATARSECDVFIDLRGGAPAFPSYQKRNGYFWADPTKTGELERIALTARDRVGEFEKSVYFKLEASLCAHSRANQPGCTRCLDVCSTEAIFSAGDHVEINSDICAGCGSCAAVCPTSAVTMNETPFEALTQVIAVMAKVYREHTDEAPRLVFHTLSAGADAIAFLARYYDGVADDLIPLGLEHVDRIGHAEIMAALGAGYAEVLILADNKTDRLALSAEVELAQAMLSGTKNSPSRVRVIAAEELGEAGDNTGRVSEPVLLVGGRRDITRVTAAAMADRIEAPIALPVGAPYGAIEINSDKCTLCLACVSLCPTGALGDHPDRPEVQFTENACVQCGVCESTCPETAIILKPRLDLSKDALIPRALHGEDPFECIGCGIPFGVASTINRIVEKLESKHWMYTNTDNVQLIKMCNDCRVKAQFHGDNSPMAMGERPHIRTSDDYLDS